The nucleotide window GTTGATGAAGAGACCATCAACGAAGGTCAGTGCCGCTTTCTGCACGTACTCGTGACCGAGGTGGGGAACATTCCTCGTCTGGAACGCAACGATGGTCTTCCAGCCACGCTCCTTGAAGAGAACCCTCGTCTCGACCGGCCTGAGGGTGTACTTGGCGAAGGGGTTCGGGAGCTCGTTGAGGAGCTCTATCTCTCCGCCGATGAGGTAGTCCCCCATACCCATTACCCTGGCGACGCCGGGGTGGTTGGGGTCGTCCGTCTTGAAGACCTTGACCGCGAATTCCTTCCTGTCGTAGGTGTAAATCTCCGCGACGTGCATTCTCGCTACCGGCAGGTCGTCGTAATACAGGAGTATCGCGTCGCCCTCGTCGAAAGTTTTCTCCCTCACATCAAGGACTATCGGAATGGTCCAGGGCGTGTCGTCGCTCAGGCGCATGTGGTCGAGGACGCTCTCGAAGTCGTCGCTCGTGAGGAAGCCTTTGAGCGGCGAGTAAACGCCGTGGGCGATGTTCTCGAGGTCTATAGCGCGACCATGCTCGATCTGGACGCGGGGGTATTCTTTCTGCTCGCTCAGAATCCTCTCGCGGGTCCTCTCGGCAACGAGCCTTCTGACAAGCCTTCCACCGTGCGGCTTTGAGACCATAGTATCACCTCAAAAAGGAAAGACCTCAGTCGAGGTAGCCGAGGGCGCGAAGCCTCTCCTTGACCTTCTCTTCCTCCTCCTCGGTGAAGACCTCCTCCTTTTCCTCCTCTTCGAGGCTCGCCAGAACCTCGCGGAGGACGTAGGTGACGTAGTCCGAAACCGAAGTGAAGCCCGTGCCCTCTATCCTGGCCTTTATCTTATCGTAGAGGGGCTTTGGTATGGAAACGGTGGTGTACTTCTTCTCC belongs to Thermococcus camini and includes:
- a CDS encoding ribbon-helix-helix domain-containing protein, with amino-acid sequence MAEEKKYTTVSIPKPLYDKIKARIEGTGFTSVSDYVTYVLREVLASLEEEEKEEVFTEEEEEKVKERLRALGYLD
- the sat gene encoding sulfate adenylyltransferase translates to MVSKPHGGRLVRRLVAERTRERILSEQKEYPRVQIEHGRAIDLENIAHGVYSPLKGFLTSDDFESVLDHMRLSDDTPWTIPIVLDVREKTFDEGDAILLYYDDLPVARMHVAEIYTYDRKEFAVKVFKTDDPNHPGVARVMGMGDYLIGGEIELLNELPNPFAKYTLRPVETRVLFKERGWKTIVAFQTRNVPHLGHEYVQKAALTFVDGLFINPVLGRKKKGDYRDEVIIKAYEALFEHYYPKDAATLATVRYEMRYAGPREAVHHAIMRKNFGATHFIVGRDHAGVGDYYGPYEAWDLFGEFPDLGITPMFIRESFYCRKCGGMVNAKICPHSKEFHVHISGTKLRKMIMTGEKPPEYMMRPEVFEVVRSFENPFVE